A stretch of Bradyrhizobium sp. AZCC 2262 DNA encodes these proteins:
- a CDS encoding SurA N-terminal domain-containing protein: MTTIKLFPRRFWSLTAGCAVTLAVLAGGVSPLPAQSIACMVGGEPITTLDIEQRTKLNFLTTRKQMSKQEVLDELINEKVKIKEAKRYGVDPSASDMDQSFAGMAQRMRITPEQLAKSLESQGVRPESLKARLKAEMVWGSLVRGRFKESLQVGEKDVNDAAQGSGEATQADAFEYKLQPIVLIVPRGSAPSSVDLRRKEAESLRERVQTCEQANSYFKSMQNAAIRDTVTKTSADIPGPLRELLDKTPIGHLTPPEITKQGVEMVALCERKPTKVDTPKKREIREKMFTQKYEAKSKAYLNDIRKAAMIECR; encoded by the coding sequence ATGACGACCATCAAGCTCTTTCCTCGCCGATTCTGGTCCCTGACCGCCGGCTGCGCCGTGACGCTTGCCGTGCTGGCCGGCGGCGTTTCGCCGTTGCCGGCGCAGTCCATTGCCTGCATGGTCGGCGGCGAACCCATCACCACTCTCGATATCGAGCAGCGCACCAAGCTCAACTTCCTGACTACGCGCAAACAGATGTCCAAGCAGGAAGTGCTCGACGAACTGATCAACGAAAAGGTGAAGATCAAGGAAGCCAAGAGGTACGGCGTCGATCCTTCCGCCAGCGATATGGACCAATCCTTTGCGGGGATGGCCCAGCGGATGCGTATCACACCCGAACAGCTCGCCAAATCCCTGGAAAGCCAGGGTGTCCGGCCGGAATCGCTGAAGGCCCGCCTCAAGGCCGAGATGGTCTGGGGCAGTCTGGTGCGCGGCCGCTTCAAGGAGAGTCTCCAGGTCGGCGAGAAGGACGTCAACGACGCCGCCCAGGGCAGCGGCGAAGCAACCCAGGCCGATGCGTTCGAATACAAGCTGCAGCCGATCGTGCTGATCGTGCCGCGCGGCTCGGCTCCGTCGTCGGTCGACCTGCGGCGCAAGGAGGCGGAATCCCTGCGTGAACGCGTGCAGACCTGCGAACAGGCCAACTCCTACTTCAAGTCGATGCAGAACGCCGCGATCCGCGACACCGTCACCAAGACCTCGGCCGACATTCCCGGCCCGCTTCGTGAACTCCTGGACAAGACGCCGATCGGTCACCTGACCCCGCCCGAAATCACCAAACAGGGCGTGGAGATGGTGGCATTGTGCGAACGGAAGCCGACCAAGGTCGACACGCCGAAGAAGCGGGAAATCCGTGAAAAGATGTTCACCCAGAAATACGAGGCAAAGTCGAAGGCCTATCTGAATGACATCCGCAAGGCCGCAATGATCGAATGTCGTTGA
- the pdxA gene encoding 4-hydroxythreonine-4-phosphate dehydrogenase PdxA yields MAKPLALTSGEPAGIGPDIAIAAWLRRNELDLPPFYLLGDRAFFAERAKILGLQIELADVAPEDTGAAFAKALPVVATGEIATARPGQPDETSANAALASIRQAVEHVMRGRAGAVVTNPIAKSVLYRAGFRHPGHTEFLAELAANGGRPPQPVMMLWSPALAVVPVTIHLSLREALTQLTSELIVTTARIAVADLKAHFGLSRPRLAISGLNPHAGEDGSLGREDIDIVAPAIETLRADGIDARGPLPADTMFHPAARNTYDCAICMYHDQALIPIKTIAFEDAVNVTLGLPFIRTSPDHGTAFDIAGSGKANPSSLAAALRLAARMAAIKPS; encoded by the coding sequence ATGGCAAAGCCCCTCGCGCTGACATCCGGCGAGCCCGCGGGCATCGGCCCCGACATCGCCATCGCGGCGTGGCTGCGGCGTAACGAGCTCGACCTCCCGCCATTCTATCTACTTGGCGATCGCGCGTTCTTCGCCGAGCGCGCGAAAATTCTGGGATTGCAAATCGAGCTCGCCGATGTCGCGCCGGAGGATACGGGCGCGGCGTTCGCGAAAGCATTACCCGTCGTCGCAACGGGCGAGATAGCTACCGCCCGCCCCGGACAGCCCGACGAAACCAGCGCCAACGCCGCTCTCGCCTCCATTCGCCAGGCCGTCGAGCATGTCATGCGAGGGCGAGCCGGCGCCGTCGTCACCAACCCGATCGCCAAGAGCGTGCTGTACCGCGCCGGCTTCCGCCATCCCGGCCACACCGAGTTTCTTGCCGAGCTTGCCGCCAATGGCGGCCGTCCACCGCAGCCGGTGATGATGCTGTGGTCGCCGGCGCTCGCCGTCGTTCCCGTCACCATCCACCTTTCGCTGCGCGAGGCGCTGACCCAGCTCACGAGCGAGCTGATCGTGACGACGGCCCGGATCGCGGTCGCGGACCTGAAAGCGCATTTCGGCCTTAGCCGGCCGCGCCTTGCGATATCGGGCCTCAATCCGCATGCCGGCGAAGACGGCTCGCTCGGCCGCGAAGACATCGACATCGTAGCACCCGCGATCGAAACGCTGCGCGCCGACGGCATCGACGCCAGGGGTCCCTTGCCGGCGGACACCATGTTCCACCCCGCGGCGCGCAACACCTACGACTGCGCCATCTGCATGTATCACGACCAGGCGCTGATCCCGATCAAGACGATCGCGTTCGAGGATGCCGTCAACGTCACACTGGGCCTGCCGTTCATTCGCACCTCGCCGGACCACGGAACGGCCTTCGACATTGCCGGCAGCGGCAAGGCCAACCCGTCGAGTCTTGCCGCCGCCTTGCGGCTCGCCGCGCGCATGGCGGCAATCAAGCCTTCATGA
- a CDS encoding caspase family protein, producing MRGAFSGKIWKFAALASLLALTLATPAAAEKRVALVIGNSAYQNVTRLDNPRNDAALMAETLSALGFTLIGGRAQLDLDKPAMDLAVQNFGRLVQGADVALFYYAGHGVQVSGANYLVPVSANPTREADVDFQMVDVNLVLRQMQGSGTRLNMVILDACRNNPFGARGLRASDGGLAQMRAPEGTLISYATQPGNVALDGADGHSPYTKALATTIKQSGLDIFQTFNQVGLAVKRQTGGSQQPWVSSSPIDGNFYFVAPAPIASSQQLAVAAPPEPLASTLRPDPDRIPIKDPVLLRELSDRLFELNYDPEPLDSKNGMRVAVSKFQEKVKMTPNGEATEGVLTRLRKMDDLKPWASIVYGPDGDKWGMSWNHSSRRAAIDDARSKCGANKCPMELSFYGSRCGAFAISDESWSLIQRDTVAQARKAALDECGKAGKSCRIIGAVCADGSGR from the coding sequence ATGCGCGGGGCTTTCAGCGGGAAAATCTGGAAATTCGCGGCGCTGGCGTCATTGCTGGCGCTCACGCTCGCTACGCCGGCCGCGGCCGAGAAGCGCGTCGCGCTGGTCATCGGCAACTCCGCCTATCAAAACGTGACCCGGCTCGATAACCCCCGCAACGACGCCGCGCTGATGGCCGAGACGCTCTCAGCTCTCGGCTTCACCCTGATCGGCGGCCGCGCCCAGCTCGATCTCGACAAGCCGGCGATGGATCTGGCCGTGCAGAATTTCGGCCGCCTGGTTCAGGGCGCCGACGTCGCGCTGTTCTATTATGCCGGCCACGGCGTGCAGGTCTCCGGCGCGAACTACCTGGTCCCGGTCAGCGCCAACCCGACGCGCGAGGCCGATGTCGATTTCCAGATGGTCGACGTCAACCTCGTGCTGCGCCAGATGCAGGGCTCGGGAACGCGCCTCAACATGGTGATCCTCGATGCATGCCGGAACAACCCGTTCGGCGCGCGCGGATTGCGCGCCTCCGACGGCGGCCTGGCGCAGATGCGCGCGCCGGAGGGAACGCTGATCTCCTACGCGACGCAGCCCGGCAATGTCGCGCTCGACGGCGCCGACGGCCACAGCCCCTATACCAAGGCGTTGGCCACGACCATCAAGCAGTCCGGGCTCGACATCTTCCAGACCTTCAACCAGGTCGGCCTCGCCGTGAAACGCCAGACCGGCGGATCGCAACAGCCCTGGGTGTCCTCTTCCCCGATCGACGGCAATTTCTATTTCGTGGCCCCTGCCCCGATCGCTTCGTCCCAGCAGCTCGCGGTCGCGGCGCCGCCCGAACCGCTGGCCTCGACGCTGCGTCCGGATCCCGACCGCATTCCGATCAAGGACCCCGTGCTGCTGCGCGAATTGAGCGACCGCCTGTTCGAGCTCAATTACGACCCGGAGCCGCTGGACAGCAAGAACGGCATGCGCGTGGCAGTCAGCAAGTTTCAGGAGAAGGTCAAGATGACGCCGAATGGTGAAGCCACCGAAGGCGTGCTGACGCGGCTGCGCAAGATGGACGATCTGAAACCGTGGGCCTCGATCGTCTACGGTCCCGACGGCGACAAATGGGGAATGTCCTGGAATCACTCTTCGCGCCGGGCGGCGATCGACGACGCGCGCAGCAAGTGCGGCGCGAACAAATGTCCGATGGAGTTGAGTTTCTATGGGTCGCGATGCGGCGCGTTCGCGATCTCGGACGAATCGTGGTCGCTGATTCAGCGCGACACCGTTGCGCAGGCCAGGAAAGCGGCGCTTGACGAGTGCGGGAAGGCTGGCAAATCTTGTCGCATTATTGGCGCGGTCTGTGCCGACGGGTCCGGCCGTTAG
- a CDS encoding alcohol dehydrogenase: protein MALMRRQSLVKFDAPLCETIVDTPKPQGREVLVRIERCGLCHSDLHIQDGYADLGGGKRLDTTRGMTLPFTLGHEIAGVVDEVGPDASKDLIGKKQAVFPWIGCGQCRDCANGDENLCVKQRFLGVSIDGGFATHVLVPDAKYLLDYDPLPVNQAATLMCSGVTAYGALKRLVDRPRQRNLLLIGLGGVGMMGLSFAQAMFKQNITVADLSPAARETALKNGAAVAYDPAEPEVVRRILKETEGGFDGVVDFAGNEKSMAFAVATVARGGKVVVSGLMGGNFSLPMVQWVYKRMTIEGFMVGTLAEAKELMALARAGKIKPTPMKEEPMADVQKWIDELRAGKVVGRIVLKN from the coding sequence ATGGCGCTGATGCGTCGCCAGTCGCTGGTCAAATTCGATGCGCCGTTGTGCGAAACCATCGTCGACACACCGAAGCCGCAAGGCCGCGAAGTCCTCGTCCGGATCGAACGCTGCGGTCTGTGCCATTCCGACCTGCACATCCAGGACGGCTATGCTGACTTGGGCGGCGGCAAGCGGCTCGACACCACGCGCGGCATGACGCTTCCGTTTACGCTCGGGCACGAGATCGCAGGCGTCGTCGATGAAGTCGGTCCCGATGCCTCAAAAGACCTGATCGGAAAGAAGCAGGCGGTATTCCCCTGGATCGGCTGCGGCCAGTGCCGCGACTGTGCCAATGGCGACGAAAACCTCTGCGTCAAGCAGCGCTTCCTCGGCGTCTCCATCGACGGCGGTTTTGCCACCCATGTGCTGGTGCCCGACGCGAAGTACCTGCTGGATTACGATCCGCTGCCGGTCAACCAGGCGGCGACGCTGATGTGCTCGGGCGTGACCGCCTATGGCGCACTGAAGCGGCTGGTCGACCGTCCACGGCAGCGCAATCTGTTGCTGATCGGGCTCGGCGGCGTCGGCATGATGGGGCTTTCGTTCGCACAGGCGATGTTCAAGCAGAACATCACGGTCGCCGATCTCAGCCCCGCCGCGCGCGAGACCGCGCTGAAGAACGGCGCGGCCGTCGCCTACGACCCGGCCGAGCCCGAAGTCGTCAGGCGCATCCTCAAGGAGACCGAGGGCGGCTTCGATGGCGTCGTCGATTTTGCAGGCAACGAGAAATCAATGGCGTTCGCTGTTGCGACAGTTGCACGTGGCGGCAAGGTCGTGGTCTCCGGCCTGATGGGCGGCAACTTCAGCCTGCCGATGGTGCAATGGGTCTACAAGCGCATGACCATCGAAGGCTTCATGGTCGGCACACTCGCCGAGGCCAAGGAACTGATGGCGCTGGCGCGCGCCGGCAAGATCAAGCCGACGCCGATGAAGGAAGAGCCGATGGCCGACGTCCAGAAATGGATCGACGAATTGCGGGCCGGGAAAGTCGTGGGACGGATCGTGCTGAAGAACTGA
- the rsmA gene encoding 16S rRNA (adenine(1518)-N(6)/adenine(1519)-N(6))-dimethyltransferase RsmA has product MSAIDDLPPLRDVIREHSLSARKSLGQNFLLDLNLTARIARAAGPLEGATVIEVGPGPGGLTRALLALGARRVIAVERDERALAPLDYIARRYPGRLDIVHADAQRFDPRPMLGGEPAKIVANLPYNIATQLLVDWLSIEPWPPWYDMMVLMFQREVAERIVASENDEAYGRLAVLANWRAETKILFDISPAAFVPQPKVTSSVVRLVPREAPEPCDRRALEQVAAAAFGQRRKMLRQSLKSLSVDPARLAGAAAVDATRRAETIPVSGFVAMARELTDIRNTKPQTP; this is encoded by the coding sequence ATGAGCGCGATCGACGATCTGCCGCCACTGCGCGACGTCATTCGCGAACATTCCCTTTCGGCGCGCAAATCCCTCGGCCAGAATTTCCTGCTCGACCTCAACCTCACCGCCCGGATTGCACGCGCCGCGGGGCCGCTCGAAGGCGCCACTGTCATAGAGGTCGGCCCCGGTCCCGGCGGGCTGACGCGCGCGCTGCTGGCGCTGGGCGCCAGACGCGTTATCGCGGTCGAACGCGACGAGCGCGCGCTGGCCCCGCTGGATTATATCGCCAGGCGTTATCCCGGCCGGCTCGATATCGTGCATGCCGACGCGCAACGCTTCGATCCCCGCCCGATGCTGGGCGGCGAGCCGGCAAAAATCGTTGCCAACCTCCCCTACAACATCGCGACGCAATTATTGGTGGACTGGCTCTCGATCGAGCCATGGCCGCCCTGGTACGACATGATGGTGCTGATGTTTCAGCGCGAGGTCGCCGAGCGGATCGTCGCAAGCGAGAATGACGAGGCCTATGGCCGGCTGGCCGTGCTCGCCAACTGGCGCGCCGAGACCAAAATCCTGTTCGACATTTCGCCGGCCGCGTTCGTACCGCAGCCCAAGGTGACCTCCTCGGTGGTGCGGCTGGTGCCGCGCGAAGCACCCGAGCCGTGCGACCGCCGCGCCCTCGAACAGGTGGCGGCCGCGGCCTTCGGCCAGCGCCGCAAGATGCTGCGGCAGAGCCTCAAATCGCTGTCGGTCGATCCGGCCCGGCTGGCCGGGGCCGCGGCAGTCGACGCCACGCGGCGGGCCGAGACGATCCCGGTCTCGGGCTTTGTTGCCATGGCCCGTGAATTGACCGATATACGAAACACAAAACCCCAAACGCCCTGA
- a CDS encoding cytochrome P460 family protein has protein sequence MKRKSKLPIAITTAGLVVVGGAAVYAQDKYSLTSPSGIAFSDFRGYEDWAVVSSARTDEVLKVIVANPTMIEAYKAGVPNNGQPFPDGSKIVKLQWKPKKSTEAPFVVDVPDVFTQAFVIEKDSKRFPQSGGWGYALFNYDAASDNFTADPSPSDCGHACHVAVKAKDHIFHPYQKR, from the coding sequence ATGAAGCGCAAAAGTAAACTCCCGATTGCGATAACCACGGCAGGGCTTGTCGTCGTGGGCGGCGCGGCCGTTTACGCGCAGGACAAGTACTCGCTGACTTCGCCGAGCGGAATCGCGTTCTCTGATTTCAGGGGATACGAGGACTGGGCGGTGGTCTCTTCCGCCCGGACCGACGAAGTGCTCAAGGTGATCGTCGCCAATCCGACCATGATCGAGGCGTACAAGGCCGGCGTTCCGAACAACGGACAGCCTTTCCCGGATGGCTCCAAGATCGTGAAGCTTCAGTGGAAGCCGAAGAAGAGCACGGAGGCCCCGTTCGTCGTGGATGTGCCGGACGTCTTCACGCAGGCCTTCGTCATCGAAAAGGACAGCAAGAGATTTCCGCAAAGCGGCGGATGGGGATACGCGCTGTTCAACTACGATGCCGCATCCGACAATTTCACGGCCGATCCCAGTCCCTCGGACTGCGGACACGCGTGCCATGTGGCGGTGAAGGCGAAGGACCACATCTTCCACCCGTACCAGAAGCGTTGA
- a CDS encoding adenylate/guanylate cyclase domain-containing protein, with protein MHCTNCAAEVPEKRKFCGRCGAVAVRRCPACGVANPARNKFCGDCGTKLRVDSPAVVPTARDARPIERRQLTVLFCDLVGSTALSAGLDPEDFGAIITGYRRCITETVAGFDGFVARHHGDGAVVYFGYPHAHEDDAERAVQASLAIVQAVAALPTKEKLSARIGVATGVALVGDMSDSAISEEHGILGDTPNLAARLQSLAQPGAVVISGRTKTIAGPQFEYLDLGKVEIKGFTKPVAAWQVAGKTAVTSRSHALQSSDLLPLIGRDEEMKLLLRRWEQVKSGEGQVVLLSGEAGIGKSRLTVALLEQLAREPHIRLRCFCSPQHTDSMLYPVIGEMLRAARFAHDDSQQVKTDKLDALLAQSSTPPEDAALFAEMLSLPNDGRYPQVEVEPQLRRQKTLEALASQLEALARINPVLVIFEDAHWADPTSLELFAQTADLAVSHRLLILVTFRPEFSPPVIGRPHVTELALHRLAPCDIDFLIERIVGSRSLPAGVRQDIIERTDGIPLFAEEITKAVLDAEGESDAQRARAGGPTPVAAVPASLQASLMSRLDRLGPAKNVAQVGAAIGRAFPHKLLAALVRKPKEELDADLDRLIAAGLLFRHGTPPYARYLFKHALVQDAAYSTLLRGPRRVLHARIAEILESQFAEIAESQPELLARHYAKADLTEKSARQWGKAGQRSQERSALVEAAEQLSHALAQIATLPSTPDLRREQIILQVALLNTLMHVKGYGAPETKAAVAQVRALIEQAERLGEPPDDPSLLLSALFGQWIVNFINFNGDVAHRLAARFLALGEKDGAAVPLMIGHRTMASTLALMGDLVEARAHYDEALALYRPAEHRRLMTRFGQDLRVTCLAFRSMALWLLGYPEAALHDADCALMEARQIEHAATLMFTLNFPILVNTYCGNYHAANEHLKELVVLAEEKGAPFRKAEGVLRRGYILTLTGATKAVEIVTSGIDLWRSAGSTIFTPEQEFMLAIAHADSGQFDDAWRCIGEAMTAMQATRERWCEAEAHRVAGEIELKSPQRDVAKAQACFERALTLARAQQAKSWELRAATSLARLLSDQGKRQTARELLAPVYDWFTEGFDTSDLRKAKALLGELH; from the coding sequence ATGCACTGCACGAATTGCGCAGCCGAAGTCCCGGAGAAAAGGAAATTCTGTGGGCGGTGCGGAGCGGTAGCCGTGCGACGCTGCCCGGCCTGCGGCGTTGCAAACCCGGCCCGAAACAAGTTTTGCGGCGACTGCGGAACGAAATTACGCGTGGATTCTCCCGCGGTGGTCCCGACGGCACGGGATGCGCGCCCGATCGAGCGCCGGCAGCTTACGGTACTGTTTTGCGACCTGGTCGGATCGACTGCGCTCTCCGCGGGGCTCGATCCCGAAGACTTCGGCGCCATCATCACCGGCTACCGGCGCTGCATTACTGAAACCGTTGCCGGCTTCGACGGTTTTGTCGCGCGACATCATGGCGACGGTGCGGTGGTATATTTTGGCTATCCTCATGCGCACGAAGATGACGCGGAGCGCGCCGTTCAGGCCAGCCTTGCAATAGTGCAGGCGGTCGCCGCCCTGCCCACGAAAGAAAAACTGAGCGCGCGCATCGGTGTTGCCACGGGCGTCGCGTTGGTCGGCGACATGTCGGACAGCGCGATTTCCGAGGAGCATGGTATCCTCGGCGACACCCCGAATCTTGCCGCTCGGCTGCAATCGCTCGCACAACCCGGCGCCGTTGTTATCTCGGGTCGCACAAAGACGATCGCGGGACCGCAATTCGAGTATCTCGATCTCGGCAAAGTCGAGATCAAGGGATTCACAAAGCCAGTTGCTGCCTGGCAGGTCGCCGGCAAGACAGCCGTGACCAGCCGATCGCACGCTCTCCAAAGTAGCGATTTGCTGCCGCTGATCGGTCGTGATGAAGAAATGAAGCTGCTTCTGCGCCGGTGGGAGCAGGTCAAGAGTGGCGAAGGTCAGGTGGTGCTGCTTTCTGGTGAAGCCGGAATCGGCAAATCACGGCTCACCGTTGCGCTGCTGGAACAGCTTGCTCGCGAGCCGCACATACGCCTGCGTTGCTTCTGCTCGCCGCAGCATACCGACAGTATGCTCTATCCGGTGATCGGCGAGATGTTGCGCGCCGCTCGCTTTGCTCACGATGACAGCCAGCAAGTGAAAACGGACAAGCTTGACGCGCTGCTGGCGCAAAGCTCGACGCCGCCCGAGGATGCGGCACTGTTTGCCGAAATGCTGTCGCTGCCCAACGATGGACGCTACCCTCAGGTTGAAGTTGAGCCACAGCTCCGTCGTCAGAAAACGCTGGAAGCGCTTGCTTCACAACTCGAGGCGCTGGCGCGGATCAATCCCGTGCTGGTGATTTTCGAAGATGCGCATTGGGCCGATCCAACGAGCCTCGAATTGTTCGCCCAGACGGCGGACCTGGCCGTGAGCCACCGGCTCTTGATACTCGTTACTTTCAGGCCGGAATTCAGCCCACCCGTGATCGGACGGCCGCACGTGACGGAGCTGGCCCTGCATCGACTGGCGCCGTGCGACATCGATTTCCTGATCGAGAGAATCGTCGGCAGCCGATCGTTGCCGGCGGGCGTCCGGCAGGACATCATCGAGCGCACCGACGGCATTCCGCTGTTCGCCGAGGAGATAACCAAGGCGGTGCTGGACGCGGAGGGTGAGAGTGATGCGCAGCGGGCCCGCGCAGGGGGACCAACGCCCGTTGCGGCGGTTCCGGCAAGCCTGCAGGCTTCGCTGATGTCGCGGCTCGATCGGCTCGGGCCGGCGAAGAACGTGGCGCAGGTCGGCGCAGCGATCGGCCGGGCATTTCCCCACAAGTTGCTGGCCGCGCTCGTGCGAAAGCCAAAGGAAGAACTGGACGCCGACCTCGATCGGCTCATTGCGGCAGGCTTGTTGTTTCGGCACGGCACCCCGCCATATGCGCGCTACCTGTTCAAGCATGCGCTGGTGCAGGACGCAGCCTATAGTACGCTGCTGCGGGGGCCAAGGCGCGTGCTGCACGCCCGCATCGCCGAAATCCTCGAAAGTCAGTTCGCGGAAATCGCCGAGAGTCAGCCCGAGCTGCTGGCGCGTCACTACGCAAAGGCCGACCTGACAGAAAAGTCAGCGCGCCAGTGGGGCAAGGCGGGACAGCGATCACAGGAGCGCTCGGCGCTGGTCGAAGCCGCGGAACAGCTCAGCCACGCTCTGGCGCAAATCGCAACCTTGCCCAGTACGCCCGATCTGCGGCGCGAGCAGATCATTTTACAGGTCGCGCTGTTGAACACGCTCATGCATGTCAAAGGGTATGGCGCGCCGGAAACGAAAGCTGCCGTAGCACAGGTGAGAGCGTTGATCGAGCAAGCGGAACGGCTCGGAGAACCTCCCGATGATCCTTCGTTGCTGCTCTCAGCTCTGTTTGGCCAGTGGATCGTCAATTTCATAAACTTCAACGGTGACGTTGCGCACAGGCTCGCTGCGCGGTTTCTGGCGCTTGGCGAGAAGGACGGAGCGGCGGTACCGCTCATGATTGGACACCGCACCATGGCGAGTACGCTCGCGCTGATGGGGGACCTCGTTGAGGCCCGAGCGCACTACGATGAAGCGCTCGCCCTTTACCGCCCCGCCGAGCACCGGCGATTGATGACGCGATTTGGCCAGGACCTCCGGGTGACGTGCCTGGCCTTTCGTTCAATGGCCTTGTGGCTGCTCGGTTATCCCGAGGCTGCGCTCCACGATGCGGATTGCGCGTTGATGGAAGCGCGCCAGATTGAGCATGCCGCCACTCTGATGTTTACGCTGAATTTCCCGATTCTTGTGAATACCTATTGCGGAAATTACCACGCGGCAAACGAGCATCTCAAAGAGCTTGTCGTGCTGGCCGAGGAGAAAGGCGCCCCGTTCCGAAAGGCGGAGGGCGTGTTACGGCGGGGCTATATCCTGACCCTCACCGGAGCCACGAAGGCGGTCGAGATCGTCACGTCGGGTATTGATTTATGGCGATCGGCCGGATCGACGATATTTACGCCGGAGCAGGAATTCATGTTGGCAATCGCCCACGCAGATTCAGGCCAATTCGATGATGCCTGGCGCTGCATCGGCGAGGCAATGACGGCGATGCAAGCAACCAGGGAAAGATGGTGCGAGGCTGAGGCTCATCGCGTTGCCGGTGAAATCGAGCTCAAGTCGCCGCAGCGGGACGTGGCAAAGGCGCAAGCCTGTTTCGAACGTGCCCTGACCCTTGCGCGAGCCCAGCAGGCAAAGTCGTGGGAATTGCGCGCGGCCACGAGCCTGGCGCGGCTCTTGAGCGATCAGGGAAAACGGCAAACGGCACGCGAGCTCCTCGCGCCTGTCTACGATTGGTTCACCGAAGGATTTGACACAAGCGATCTTCGAAAGGCCAAGGCCTTGCTCGGCGAGCTTCATTGA